A single genomic interval of Cellulosilyticum sp. I15G10I2 harbors:
- a CDS encoding L,D-transpeptidase family protein → MRNINIKRIFKSKSLENIAIFAASIVLIYLLIALYFTNHYFFNTEINGIDVSLKAHHKVSGIIRSYVKDYKLQLVERNFEIEEILGQDIGMLYNEKNSISKIYQVQRSFKWITSLLKDQKYYVADLFFYNKDNFEKKINTLNCLNKEIIEPRNVSFKYREGAYETIPEVYGNKIHRDLLSKAIEKSILEGKTKLDLDKNLCYYNPKYTLSSDKTVETQKLLNKYVSAKITYVFGSQSEIVDANIISGWLSVDENLDVHVNEKAVREYIQGLAKKYDTVGIVRNIKTSTGKKVEVKGGFYGWKMNWTAEAKALLENIRLGEVMEKEPIYIQKALARGEDDIGDTYVEINITKQYLWFYKEGKLVTAGTIVTGNPNRGNPTKTGIYMLNYKEKGSTLRGPNYEAEVTYWMPFNGNIGIHDASWRYSFGGDIYKRRGSHGCINVPVYLAKKIYENIEEGTPIICYEEVE, encoded by the coding sequence ATGAGGAATATTAATATAAAAAGAATTTTCAAAAGTAAAAGTTTAGAAAATATTGCTATTTTTGCAGCTTCAATTGTACTCATCTATTTACTTATTGCGCTCTATTTTACAAATCATTATTTTTTTAATACAGAAATAAATGGCATTGATGTCTCGCTAAAAGCACATCATAAGGTAAGTGGAATTATCAGAAGTTATGTTAAAGATTATAAGCTGCAATTAGTTGAGCGAAATTTTGAAATAGAAGAGATATTAGGACAAGATATAGGTATGCTATATAATGAAAAAAATAGTATTTCTAAGATTTATCAAGTCCAGCGTTCATTTAAATGGATAACTTCCTTATTAAAAGATCAAAAGTATTACGTTGCTGATTTATTTTTTTATAATAAAGATAATTTTGAAAAAAAAATAAATACATTAAATTGTTTAAATAAAGAGATTATAGAGCCGCGAAATGTAAGTTTTAAGTACAGGGAAGGTGCCTATGAAACAATACCGGAAGTGTATGGTAATAAAATACATAGAGATCTACTCAGTAAAGCTATAGAAAAGAGTATATTAGAAGGCAAAACAAAATTAGATTTAGATAAAAATCTGTGTTACTACAATCCAAAGTATACCTTAAGCTCTGATAAAACAGTTGAAACTCAGAAGCTACTCAATAAGTATGTATCAGCAAAAATCACCTATGTATTTGGAAGTCAAAGCGAAATAGTAGATGCCAATATAATAAGTGGCTGGCTCAGTGTGGATGAAAATTTAGATGTCCACGTCAATGAAAAAGCAGTTAGGGAATATATACAAGGACTGGCTAAAAAATATGATACAGTTGGTATAGTAAGAAATATTAAAACATCTACAGGAAAAAAAGTAGAAGTTAAGGGTGGTTTTTATGGATGGAAAATGAATTGGACTGCTGAGGCAAAGGCGTTGCTCGAAAATATAAGGCTTGGTGAGGTAATGGAAAAAGAACCAATTTATATTCAAAAGGCTTTGGCGAGAGGTGAAGATGACATAGGCGATACTTATGTAGAAATTAATATAACAAAACAGTATTTATGGTTTTATAAAGAAGGCAAGCTCGTTACTGCAGGGACCATAGTAACAGGTAACCCGAATAGAGGAAATCCTACTAAGACCGGGATCTATATGCTTAATTATAAGGAGAAAGGATCGACACTAAGAGGCCCAAATTATGAAGCTGAAGTAACTTATTGGATGCCTTTTAACGGAAATATTGGCATCCATGATGCAAGTTGGAGATATTCTTTTGGAGGCGATATCTATAAACGGCGTGGAAGTCATGGATGCATAAATGTACCAGTCTATTTAGCTAAAAAAATATATGAGAATATAGAAGAGGGAACGCCTATTATTTGTTATGAAGAAGTGGAGTAG
- a CDS encoding SPFH domain-containing protein has product MTMIFKNQFANVVEWEEFRDDMIFWKWRNREIKKGSRLIIRPGQDAIFLNSGRIEGIFKDEGDYDIESQIIPFLSTLKGFKFGFNSGMRAEVLFVNTKEFTVKWGTKNAIHMPHPQLPGGMPIRANGTLNVKVHDYVALIDKIAGVKEAYFIEDVKLRVISQLDQLLMKWISKEGKDMFNLQANAFDIARGIREDLDMSILGDGLTITGFNIISFNYPEEIQKMINKTASHSMVGDLGKYQQVEMIDGIASGKVKGGGAASDMAGMMMGMNIAGEMMKQMNKEQGQNQNHGEQETVQKKHNFCPNCGTKTGEGKFCSNCGEKLL; this is encoded by the coding sequence ATGACTATGATCTTTAAAAATCAATTTGCAAATGTAGTAGAATGGGAAGAGTTTAGAGATGATATGATTTTCTGGAAATGGCGAAATCGTGAGATCAAAAAAGGCAGTAGATTAATCATTAGACCAGGGCAAGATGCTATATTTTTAAATTCAGGACGTATTGAAGGGATATTTAAGGACGAGGGTGATTATGACATTGAGTCGCAGATTATTCCGTTTTTATCTACCCTTAAAGGCTTTAAGTTCGGATTTAACAGCGGCATGCGTGCAGAAGTACTCTTTGTTAACACAAAGGAATTTACAGTTAAGTGGGGTACTAAAAATGCTATTCATATGCCACACCCTCAGCTTCCAGGAGGCATGCCTATTAGAGCCAATGGGACGCTTAATGTAAAAGTTCATGATTATGTGGCCTTAATAGATAAAATTGCAGGTGTAAAAGAAGCCTATTTTATAGAGGATGTGAAATTAAGGGTGATCTCTCAGCTAGATCAACTCCTTATGAAATGGATTAGCAAAGAAGGTAAAGATATGTTTAACCTTCAAGCTAATGCCTTTGATATTGCAAGAGGTATCAGAGAAGACTTAGATATGAGTATTTTAGGTGATGGGCTTACGATTACAGGATTTAATATTATCAGTTTTAATTACCCTGAAGAAATACAGAAAATGATCAATAAAACGGCTTCTCACAGTATGGTTGGAGATTTAGGCAAATATCAACAAGTCGAAATGATAGACGGGATTGCCTCGGGTAAGGTTAAAGGTGGAGGCGCCGCATCTGATATGGCTGGCATGATGATGGGAATGAATATAGCTGGTGAAATGATGAAGCAGATGAATAAGGAACAAGGGCAAAACCAAAACCACGGGGAGCAAGAGACTGTGCAAAAAAAACATAACTTTTGCCCTAACTGCGGTACAAAAACAGGAGAGGGGAAGTTTTGTTCAAACTGCGGAGAAAAACTATTGTAA
- a CDS encoding TFIIB-type zinc ribbon-containing protein translates to MVIHYKCPSCGADMVFDSETGKLSCGSCGRKDNVEDFPKDFISHVFAEGETVEYHCKNCGAEVLTDADTTATTCSFCGAGVVLADRLSGNMAPAKVIPFKISKEKAMDAFKAWCKNGLLTPKGFMSADRVKSITGIYVPFWLYDLNAKAYVDATCTRVRTYSRGEYIFTETSYYDVHRSVDLNYIKVPADASEKMNDELMDKLEPYEYSELKDFNTPYLAGYIAEKYNYDAQQLLPRVKHRIDSYIDSYISSTITGYSTTSYKNKRIDTKQKQAYYTLFPVWMVCYDYKKSEHTFAMNGQTGKIVGKPPLSYQKIAAWFGGIASITWIVIKLIAWLIGGVF, encoded by the coding sequence ATGGTTATCCATTATAAATGTCCAAGCTGCGGTGCAGATATGGTTTTTGATAGTGAAACAGGCAAGCTCTCTTGTGGAAGTTGCGGGAGAAAAGATAATGTAGAAGACTTTCCTAAAGATTTTATATCTCATGTATTTGCAGAGGGAGAAACTGTAGAATACCATTGTAAAAACTGTGGAGCGGAAGTCCTGACGGATGCAGATACAACAGCAACTACCTGCAGCTTTTGCGGGGCAGGGGTTGTGCTCGCAGATAGATTGTCAGGCAATATGGCACCTGCTAAAGTTATTCCTTTTAAGATCAGTAAAGAAAAGGCCATGGATGCTTTCAAAGCTTGGTGCAAAAATGGACTTTTAACACCTAAAGGGTTTATGAGTGCAGACAGAGTAAAAAGTATAACGGGCATCTATGTACCTTTCTGGTTATATGACTTAAATGCTAAGGCTTATGTAGATGCAACGTGCACAAGGGTTAGGACATATAGCAGAGGGGAGTATATCTTTACTGAAACCAGCTATTATGATGTCCACCGCAGTGTAGACCTTAATTATATCAAGGTGCCAGCAGATGCCTCAGAAAAAATGAACGATGAACTCATGGATAAACTAGAGCCCTATGAGTATAGTGAACTCAAAGATTTTAATACGCCGTATTTAGCAGGTTACATTGCGGAAAAGTATAATTATGATGCCCAGCAGCTCTTACCACGGGTTAAGCACAGAATAGACAGCTATATAGATTCCTACATCAGTTCTACGATCACGGGTTATAGTACTACATCTTATAAAAATAAGCGCATTGATACCAAGCAAAAACAAGCTTATTATACATTGTTTCCTGTATGGATGGTATGCTATGACTATAAGAAGTCGGAGCATACTTTTGCAATGAATGGGCAAACTGGCAAAATTGTAGGTAAGCCGCCCCTTAGTTATCAAAAAATAGCTGCTTGGTTTGGGGGCATTGCAAGTATTACATGGATAGTCATCAAACTGATCGCATGGCTCATTGGAGGTGTATTCTAG
- a CDS encoding PspA/IM30 family protein: MAVLTRFKDIMASNINALLDKVEDPEKMIEQCLRNLRSDLGKVKSETAAVMAEEQRSKRALDELTEEMSKMQNYAIKALEADNETDAKKFLERKALLAAKESGLNEAYKLAASNAVKMREMHDKLVADIGELESRKNMIKSKLSVAKTQERINKIGSSVSSANNSISAFDRMEQKANEALDKANAMAALNAAPKDDIEDLMAKYEKDTNIDNELEALKARLNKN; this comes from the coding sequence ATGGCTGTCTTAACAAGATTTAAGGATATTATGGCAAGTAACATTAATGCGCTTTTGGATAAAGTGGAAGACCCAGAAAAGATGATAGAGCAATGTTTAAGAAATCTTAGGAGTGATTTAGGTAAGGTTAAATCTGAAACAGCTGCTGTTATGGCAGAAGAGCAACGCTCTAAAAGAGCGCTAGATGAACTAACAGAAGAAATGAGCAAGATGCAAAATTATGCTATCAAAGCCCTAGAGGCCGATAATGAAACAGATGCGAAAAAGTTTTTGGAGAGAAAGGCTCTTTTGGCAGCAAAAGAATCAGGCTTAAATGAAGCATATAAACTTGCGGCATCTAATGCTGTAAAAATGAGAGAAATGCATGATAAGCTGGTTGCCGATATAGGAGAACTAGAATCTCGTAAAAACATGATTAAGAGCAAATTGTCAGTTGCAAAGACCCAGGAAAGAATCAATAAAATCGGTTCTTCTGTAAGCAGTGCGAATAATTCCATATCTGCTTTTGATAGAATGGAACAGAAAGCCAATGAGGCCCTTGATAAAGCCAATGCTATGGCAGCTTTAAATGCAGCACCAAAGGATGATATTGAGGACTTAATGGCTAAATATGAGAAAGATACAAATATAGACAATGAATTAGAAGCATTAAAAGCGCGTTTAAATAAGAATTAA
- the garR gene encoding 2-hydroxy-3-oxopropionate reductase, which translates to MKVGFIGLGIMGNPMAKNLLSAGYEVVVYDVIKENVDKLLEAGTKAGVSSKAVAEECKIIITMLPNSPHVKTVIMGEEGVLEGAKEGTIIIDMSSIAPLASQELYKACTEKGVKMIDAPVSGGEPKAIDGTLSIMVGGDKEVFDEVYDILMVMGASAVYCGESGAGNTTKLANQVIVALNIAAVSEAFMLSTKAGVDPIKVFDAIKGGLAGSTVMNAKVPMITEGNFKPGFKIDLHIKDLNNALETGHEVGAHLPLTASVMEMLQVLHADGYGQNDHSGIAQYYEKITGTTIRK; encoded by the coding sequence ATGAAAGTTGGATTTATTGGGCTTGGTATTATGGGAAATCCCATGGCTAAAAATCTTTTAAGTGCAGGCTATGAAGTTGTGGTATATGATGTTATAAAGGAAAATGTTGATAAGCTTCTTGAAGCAGGTACAAAAGCAGGAGTTTCCTCCAAAGCTGTTGCTGAGGAATGTAAAATAATTATTACCATGCTGCCTAATAGCCCTCATGTAAAAACGGTTATTATGGGGGAAGAAGGCGTTCTTGAAGGGGCCAAAGAAGGGACTATTATTATAGATATGAGTTCTATTGCACCTCTTGCATCCCAGGAACTATATAAGGCGTGTACTGAAAAAGGCGTCAAAATGATTGATGCCCCTGTATCGGGAGGAGAGCCTAAGGCCATTGACGGCACCCTATCTATTATGGTGGGTGGTGATAAAGAGGTATTTGATGAAGTCTATGACATTCTTATGGTTATGGGGGCAAGTGCAGTCTATTGCGGAGAGAGTGGTGCGGGCAATACCACAAAGCTTGCTAATCAAGTTATTGTGGCTTTAAATATAGCAGCAGTTTCTGAAGCTTTTATGTTAAGTACAAAAGCAGGTGTAGATCCTATAAAAGTATTTGATGCTATAAAAGGCGGGCTGGCTGGTTCTACTGTTATGAATGCAAAAGTTCCTATGATTACTGAGGGGAATTTTAAGCCTGGATTTAAAATAGATCTTCACATTAAAGATTTAAATAATGCACTGGAGACAGGCCACGAAGTGGGTGCCCATCTTCCTTTAACCGCATCAGTTATGGAAATGCTGCAGGTATTACATGCGGACGGCTATGGCCAAAATGACCATAGTGGCATTGCGCAGTATTACGAAAAAATTACAGGGACTACTATACGCAAATAG
- a CDS encoding SDR family NAD(P)-dependent oxidoreductase — MSIGLSLEKLFSLEGKVVLFTGAAGGIGRGLAVGLAGVGAAVALCDIDEEKLKEVKEEIETQGGRASVHILNVMDHDTIKSCVEEIGKTYGHIDVLVNCAGINKREGFMDVEEATYDRIMAVNLKGVFLVSQEVAPYMMKQNSGSIINIGSHNTGWVLGGCSVYAATKSGIYSFTKSQAVEWAKYNIRSNCISPGHIQTPLTTVTWEHPERSKYLLDRIAMNRPGYPEDMLGVCVLLASDASSYITGCEYRVDGGCIAGGQPWPYDTKY; from the coding sequence ATGTCAATTGGATTAAGTTTAGAAAAACTGTTTTCTTTAGAAGGAAAAGTCGTATTATTTACAGGAGCAGCAGGCGGTATAGGAAGAGGGCTGGCAGTAGGCTTAGCTGGGGTAGGAGCAGCGGTAGCTCTTTGTGATATAGATGAAGAGAAATTAAAAGAAGTCAAAGAAGAGATAGAAACACAAGGCGGCCGGGCCTCTGTACATATTCTAAATGTGATGGATCATGACACTATTAAATCATGTGTAGAAGAAATAGGAAAGACTTATGGACATATTGATGTTCTTGTAAATTGTGCTGGGATTAATAAAAGGGAAGGTTTTATGGATGTAGAAGAAGCTACCTATGATCGTATTATGGCTGTTAATTTAAAAGGTGTATTTTTAGTATCTCAGGAAGTTGCACCTTATATGATGAAGCAAAATAGCGGCAGTATTATCAATATCGGTTCCCATAATACTGGCTGGGTACTTGGAGGATGCTCTGTATATGCAGCTACAAAAAGCGGCATTTATTCTTTCACAAAATCGCAAGCCGTTGAATGGGCTAAATACAATATCAGATCCAACTGTATAAGTCCAGGGCATATCCAAACCCCTCTGACTACAGTTACATGGGAACATCCAGAACGTTCCAAGTACCTTCTTGACAGAATAGCTATGAACCGTCCAGGATACCCTGAAGATATGCTGGGGGTTTGTGTACTTCTTGCATCGGATGCATCGAGTTATATTACAGGATGCGAATACAGAGTTGACGGTGGGTGTATTGCGGGTGGGCAGCCTTGGCCATATGATACAAAGTATTAA
- a CDS encoding TPM domain-containing protein: MKVKRYLKQFSVMLIMLLMVLSVYPVMATQKVNQKVYDFAELLTAEEAAKLEALSNTYSEKRQVDIIILTTRDTKGKDVVGYMEDFYDEKGLGYDKPHGDTAILTIDLQHREVYVAGFYKGEQYLDNSRCDLIRRKITPELSAGNYYEAFDSFITLSYKYMGIRPGVNPENILFKWWFQVLAALGVAGISVGVMAYRSGGRMTTGGATYLDSSHSGVTDRRDVYIRTHVTKHKKPSSNSGGGGGGMGGGTSGGGHSHSGSRGGF, encoded by the coding sequence GTGAAGGTTAAGAGATATTTAAAACAATTTTCAGTGATGCTTATCATGCTGCTGATGGTACTTAGTGTTTATCCAGTAATGGCCACACAAAAGGTGAATCAAAAAGTATATGATTTTGCAGAACTTTTAACAGCTGAGGAAGCAGCTAAGCTAGAAGCATTATCTAATACCTATAGTGAAAAAAGACAAGTAGACATTATTATATTGACCACCAGAGATACAAAAGGCAAAGATGTTGTAGGCTATATGGAGGATTTTTATGATGAAAAAGGCTTGGGTTATGATAAGCCTCATGGTGATACTGCAATTTTAACGATTGATTTGCAGCATAGAGAAGTATATGTTGCAGGTTTTTATAAAGGTGAGCAGTATTTAGATAATAGCAGGTGTGACCTTATTCGTAGAAAAATAACACCAGAGTTATCTGCAGGAAATTATTATGAAGCGTTTGATAGCTTTATCACCTTATCCTATAAGTATATGGGTATAAGGCCTGGAGTAAATCCGGAGAACATCTTATTTAAATGGTGGTTTCAAGTGCTTGCTGCCCTTGGTGTGGCTGGTATCAGCGTTGGGGTTATGGCCTATCGTTCTGGTGGGCGGATGACTACCGGAGGTGCAACCTATTTAGATAGCAGTCATTCAGGGGTCACTGACAGAAGGGATGTTTATATAAGAACCCATGTTACTAAACATAAAAAGCCATCCAGTAATAGTGGAGGCGGCGGAGGCGGTATGGGAGGCGGCACATCAGGAGGCGGACATTCTCATAGCGGAAGCCGAGGCGGTTTTTAA
- a CDS encoding transketolase family protein: MVYTNQRIAYGNTLVELGKDDERIVVLDADLGASTMGKLFEEAYPERHFEMGIAEANMTSVAAGLAQSGKIPFTNSFAVFASGRAYDQIRQTIAIGKLNVKICGSSSGMSDFGDGATHQAIEDLAIMRAIPNMTVISPADANETVQAVKAMVNMEGPCYLRLNRNDYENVTQENKPFEIGVPSVLREGRDIVVFATGIMVGKALEAAEEVKDKISVKVVNVSTIKPINQEAIIELVQGCQAVVTAEEHSIVGGLGSAISEVLRKIGKPTQYVGVNDTFGGSGHSYVDVLEYYKLTKEHIIEAIEEMAAL; encoded by the coding sequence ATGGTCTATACAAATCAGAGAATAGCATATGGTAATACATTAGTGGAACTAGGGAAAGATGATGAGAGAATAGTCGTTCTTGATGCAGATCTTGGGGCTTCAACTATGGGCAAATTATTTGAAGAGGCCTATCCTGAGAGGCATTTTGAAATGGGTATTGCAGAAGCCAATATGACTTCTGTTGCAGCAGGGCTGGCGCAGTCTGGTAAAATTCCCTTTACCAATTCTTTTGCAGTTTTTGCAAGCGGTCGTGCCTATGACCAAATACGTCAGACTATTGCTATAGGAAAATTAAATGTAAAAATATGTGGTTCCTCATCAGGGATGTCAGATTTTGGTGATGGAGCGACTCACCAAGCGATAGAGGATCTAGCCATTATGCGAGCTATTCCAAATATGACAGTTATTAGTCCGGCAGATGCTAATGAAACAGTGCAGGCAGTAAAAGCTATGGTTAATATGGAAGGCCCTTGTTATTTAAGGTTAAATCGTAATGATTATGAAAATGTAACCCAAGAAAATAAGCCATTTGAAATTGGGGTGCCAAGTGTTTTAAGGGAAGGTAGGGATATTGTTGTATTTGCTACAGGTATTATGGTAGGCAAAGCACTGGAAGCAGCAGAAGAAGTGAAAGATAAAATTTCAGTAAAGGTAGTTAATGTAAGTACCATTAAGCCTATAAATCAAGAGGCTATTATTGAACTCGTGCAAGGATGCCAAGCAGTTGTTACTGCTGAAGAACACAGTATTGTAGGGGGACTTGGAAGTGCCATATCTGAGGTGCTGCGTAAAATAGGCAAACCTACTCAGTATGTTGGTGTCAATGATACCTTTGGAGGCAGCGGACATAGTTACGTTGATGTTTTAGAATACTATAAGCTTACAAAAGAACATATTATTGAAGCTATTGAAGAAATGGCAGCGTTATAA
- a CDS encoding transketolase codes for MSYSKELIEKLSQKANQLRKDVVISIGVGVAGHIGGSNSAADIVAALYFHKMKHDPQNPKMIDRDRFLLSKGHVAILQYAALAESGYFPVEDLKSTKDIGFHLQGHPDVIKTPGIEAGTGSLGQGLSIGLGMALGMRLDKIGSKVYVLVGDGEIAEGQIWEAAMAASAYKADNLVAIVDHNKLQANGKIVDRFDTSPLIPKWEGFGWHVIEIDGHSMEEILTALDQADQVKERPTVIIAHTVKGKGVSFAENVVGFHNGMLTEETYAQALKELA; via the coding sequence ATGAGTTATAGTAAAGAGTTGATAGAGAAGCTAAGTCAAAAGGCAAATCAATTAAGAAAAGATGTTGTAATCAGTATTGGTGTTGGTGTGGCCGGGCATATTGGAGGTTCTAATTCTGCTGCGGATATCGTTGCGGCTTTGTATTTCCATAAAATGAAACATGACCCCCAAAATCCTAAGATGATTGACAGAGACCGCTTTTTGCTCAGCAAGGGACATGTGGCTATTTTACAATATGCAGCACTTGCTGAGTCAGGCTATTTTCCAGTTGAAGATTTAAAATCCACGAAGGATATTGGTTTTCATCTTCAGGGACACCCTGATGTTATCAAAACACCAGGGATAGAGGCAGGGACAGGATCACTAGGGCAAGGGTTATCTATAGGACTTGGTATGGCTCTTGGTATGAGACTGGATAAGATTGGCAGCAAGGTCTATGTGCTTGTAGGAGATGGTGAAATAGCAGAGGGGCAAATATGGGAAGCGGCAATGGCAGCCAGTGCTTATAAAGCAGATAACCTTGTAGCTATTGTTGACCATAACAAACTACAGGCCAATGGAAAAATAGTTGACAGGTTTGATACCAGTCCTTTGATTCCTAAATGGGAAGGCTTCGGATGGCACGTGATTGAAATTGATGGACACTCTATGGAGGAGATTCTTACAGCCTTAGATCAAGCAGACCAAGTAAAAGAAAGGCCTACGGTAATTATAGCCCATACGGTAAAAGGCAAAGGGGTAAGCTTTGCTGAAAATGTTGTTGGATTTCATAATGGCATGCTGACAGAAGAAACATATGCGCAAGCATTAAAAGAATTGGCTTAA